A single genomic interval of Thermus sp. LT1-2-5 harbors:
- a CDS encoding proline dehydrogenase → MNLDLVYRQAVLSVAGNPRVEALLKGRAKSLVRRYVAGETLEEALKAAEALEAHGVHAILDLLGEGVRREEEARAFQEGILALVRALAAKPWPKYVSVKPTQLGLDLSECLALELLRGLLQEAEPQGVFVRLDMEDSPRVEATLRLYKALREAGFSQVGVVLQSYLFRTEKDLVDLLPYRPNLRLVKGAYREPKEVAFQDKRLIDAEYLHLGKLALKEGLYVAFATHDPRLIGEVKRYTEAFGIPKDRFEFQLLYGVRPEAQKALAREGYTVRAYVPYGKDWYPYLSRRIAERPENLFLVLRSLLGG, encoded by the coding sequence ATGAACCTAGACCTGGTCTATCGGCAGGCGGTGCTCTCCGTGGCGGGTAACCCCCGGGTGGAGGCCCTCCTCAAGGGGCGGGCGAAGAGCCTGGTGCGCCGCTATGTGGCGGGGGAGACCCTGGAGGAAGCGCTTAAGGCGGCGGAGGCCCTCGAGGCCCACGGGGTCCACGCCATCCTGGACCTCCTGGGGGAAGGGGTGCGGAGGGAAGAGGAGGCTCGGGCCTTCCAGGAGGGCATCCTGGCCCTGGTGCGGGCCTTGGCCGCGAAGCCCTGGCCCAAGTACGTCTCCGTGAAGCCCACCCAGCTCGGCCTGGACCTTTCCGAGTGCCTCGCCCTGGAGCTTTTGCGGGGCCTCCTACAGGAGGCGGAGCCCCAGGGGGTCTTCGTCCGCCTGGACATGGAGGACTCCCCCCGGGTGGAGGCCACCTTGCGCCTATACAAGGCCCTCAGGGAGGCGGGCTTTAGCCAGGTGGGCGTGGTCTTGCAAAGCTACCTCTTCCGCACGGAAAAGGACCTCGTGGACCTCCTGCCCTACCGGCCCAACCTGCGCCTCGTCAAGGGGGCCTACCGGGAGCCCAAGGAGGTGGCCTTCCAGGACAAGCGCCTCATCGACGCCGAGTACCTGCACTTGGGGAAGCTCGCCCTAAAGGAGGGGCTCTACGTGGCCTTCGCCACCCACGACCCCAGGCTCATCGGCGAGGTGAAGCGCTACACTGAGGCCTTCGGCATCCCTAAGGACCGCTTTGAGTTCCAGCTCCTCTATGGGGTACGCCCCGAGGCGCAGAAAGCCCTGGCCCGGGAAGGCTACACGGTGCGGGCCTACGTGCCTTACGGCAAGGACTGGTACCCCTACCTGAGCCGCCGCATTGCCGAGCGGCCGGAGAACCTGTTTTTGGTGCTAAGGAGCCTCTTAGGAGGCTAA